A single Gammaproteobacteria bacterium DNA region contains:
- the alr gene encoding alanine racemase, with amino-acid sequence MTLHNIPYAHPAWVEVDLLQFKQNIMLIRDYVNQRKICIPIKANAYGHGLIPIATAAVEAGVDYLAVSCLQEAVLLREANIRCAILVLGPVYPKQIKYFLFHDLEMTISSVGKAQSVVEGCQELDYQGHIKIHIEIETGMQRTGVRLETSHEIFDYVDTSPFFKVQGVYTHLATADHKEHAFAHEQIRAFTAFAKNLKKRYPEAIFHMANSGGAYYYPESRLDMVRPGKLAYGYFQTSNPLTQPVFSLKARVSFFKVVKKGQGISYGHHYYTTEDARIITVPVGYGDGYFRSLSNKGKVLINGKFYPIVGIICMDQMMVNIGQDSVYVGDEVVLVGKQGDAEITLGELAELCDTVPSEILVNFNDRLPHLYRDGNKHYWEYNGLKKTTIDGIENISSVQFELASKLSSS; translated from the coding sequence ATGACACTACATAATATTCCTTACGCTCATCCTGCTTGGGTAGAAGTTGATTTGTTGCAATTTAAACAAAACATAATGCTGATTCGTGATTATGTAAATCAACGTAAAATTTGTATTCCAATTAAGGCTAATGCGTATGGGCATGGATTGATTCCGATTGCTACTGCCGCAGTAGAAGCAGGCGTCGATTATTTAGCCGTTTCTTGTTTGCAGGAAGCGGTTTTGTTGCGTGAAGCGAATATTCGATGCGCCATTCTTGTTCTGGGGCCTGTTTATCCAAAACAAATAAAATATTTTTTATTTCATGATTTAGAAATGACGATCTCATCGGTGGGAAAAGCCCAAAGTGTCGTAGAAGGGTGCCAAGAACTTGACTATCAAGGTCATATCAAAATTCACATTGAAATAGAAACCGGTATGCAACGTACAGGTGTTCGTTTAGAAACCAGTCACGAGATTTTTGATTATGTGGATACATCTCCATTTTTTAAAGTGCAAGGCGTTTATACTCATTTAGCCACGGCGGATCATAAAGAGCATGCTTTTGCGCATGAGCAAATTCGTGCATTTACTGCTTTCGCAAAAAATTTAAAAAAACGCTATCCGGAAGCTATCTTTCACATGGCTAATTCTGGAGGAGCATATTATTATCCCGAATCACGATTGGATATGGTCAGACCAGGAAAATTAGCCTATGGTTATTTTCAAACAAGTAACCCCCTCACACAACCGGTTTTTTCGCTCAAAGCACGCGTGTCCTTTTTTAAAGTTGTAAAAAAAGGGCAGGGGATTAGTTATGGGCATCACTATTACACGACTGAAGATGCGCGCATTATCACTGTTCCTGTAGGTTATGGTGATGGTTATTTTCGATCGCTATCAAATAAAGGTAAAGTGTTAATTAACGGCAAATTTTATCCTATCGTTGGCATCATTTGCATGGATCAAATGATGGTGAATATTGGCCAAGACAGTGTGTATGTTGGTGATGAAGTCGTACTAGTAGGAAAGCAGGGCGATGCTGAAATTACTTTAGGTGAATTAGCAGAGCTTTGTGATACCGTACCGTCAGAAATTTTAGTCAACTTTAACGACCGTTTGCCGCATCTATATCGTGATGGTAATAAACATTACTGGGAATATAATGGATTAAAAAAAACGACCATCGATGGTATTGAAAACATAAGTAGTGTACAATTTGAGCTTGCTAGCAAGCTCTCAAGTTCATGA
- a CDS encoding trans-2-enoyl-CoA reductase family protein: protein MIVTPKIRGFICTTAHPVGCAAHVNEQIAYAQQHKKVPGPKKVLVIGASTGYGLASRIVSTFSADADTIGVFFERPAADKRTASAGWYNTAAFELAAKKAGKYAKSINGDAFSAQIKKETIDLIKQDWQGNIDLVIYSLASPKRVDPKTGEVFSSVLKPTEKTYTNKTVDVMNGVVSDISIEPATQEEIDHTVKVMGGEDFQLWIEALLDAGVLANGAKAIAYSYIGPEITYPVYRAGTIGKAKEDLEKITHQLNQQMSTINGHAYISVNKALVTQASSAIPVVPLYISLLYKIMKREGNHEGCIEQMYRLFNDRLYSGHAIALDEEHRIRLDDWELLPDIQAEINRDWPQVISANLEAISDIAGYRRDFHRLFGFEIDGVDYNAEVDIDVAIPSITISPST, encoded by the coding sequence ATGATAGTAACGCCCAAAATCAGAGGTTTCATTTGCACCACTGCACATCCTGTTGGTTGCGCTGCACATGTCAATGAACAAATCGCTTATGCTCAACAACATAAAAAAGTCCCAGGACCTAAAAAAGTATTAGTAATTGGCGCCTCTACTGGCTACGGTTTAGCGAGTAGGATTGTCTCCACGTTTTCTGCAGATGCGGATACTATTGGTGTGTTTTTTGAAAGACCAGCGGCGGATAAACGTACTGCATCTGCCGGGTGGTATAATACAGCGGCATTTGAGCTTGCAGCAAAAAAAGCTGGCAAATATGCCAAAAGCATTAATGGCGATGCTTTTTCTGCTCAAATTAAAAAAGAAACGATCGATTTAATCAAGCAAGATTGGCAAGGCAATATTGATCTTGTGATTTATAGCTTGGCCTCTCCTAAACGTGTCGATCCAAAAACTGGCGAAGTATTCAGTTCTGTATTAAAACCCACTGAAAAAACCTACACCAATAAAACAGTCGATGTGATGAATGGTGTTGTCAGCGATATCAGTATTGAACCTGCTACCCAAGAAGAAATTGACCACACCGTTAAAGTCATGGGTGGAGAAGACTTCCAATTATGGATAGAAGCCTTGCTAGACGCAGGTGTTCTTGCGAATGGTGCAAAAGCCATTGCATATTCGTATATCGGGCCTGAAATTACGTATCCAGTTTATAGGGCTGGCACTATTGGTAAAGCAAAAGAAGATTTAGAAAAAATCACTCATCAACTGAATCAACAAATGAGCACTATCAACGGTCATGCTTATATTTCTGTGAATAAGGCATTAGTCACACAAGCAAGTTCTGCCATTCCTGTTGTACCATTATACATTTCACTTCTGTATAAAATTATGAAACGCGAAGGCAATCATGAAGGATGTATTGAACAAATGTACCGTTTATTCAATGACCGACTGTATTCTGGCCATGCTATTGCGCTCGATGAAGAGCATCGCATTCGTTTAGATGACTGGGAATTATTACCTGACATTCAGGCGGAAATTAATCGCGATTGGCCACAAGTTATTAGTGCAAATCTTGAGGCCATTTCTGATATTGCAGGATATCGCCGTGATTTCCATCGTTTGTTTGGATTTGAGATTGATGGCGTGGATTATAATGCTGAAGTCGATATTGATGTAGCGATTCCGTCTATTACAATCAGTCCATCAACGTGA